The nucleotide window TGCTCAATGACGATTCCAGTTTAGGACTCTCTCTCCAACAAAGGCGCATACTGTTGGCTGGACTCACTGCAGCTAAGAAAATGTTGGCATTGCGATGGCAGCCACCTCATGTTTTGTCATGGCAACGATGGGCCAACTCCTTGTTAGACATTGTTATGATGGAGAGATCCGTAGCCCGGATGCATGTAGCCAGTCAGAAAACAATCATTGCATGGGATGCAGCTTATAATCTGATCAAAGAACGAGTGCAGTGCAATTGTTCATAAGGAACTAgatgatttatgtttttgtattgtatttacatatattttctcTATTTATATCATACTCTGAGATCCAGGGCGGGATGGTTAGGGTGTCGCCaagggggggttggggggagggtttttgttattgttattgttattttattttatattgtcttTACTGTGTATTTCATGGCTACTCTGTGTTGTACATGTCTCtgaatatacacaataaaaatatttgatcaaaaaaaaagaaatttactgCAGTCTCAGAATCATTCAACCCCCTGAATAAAGTCCCTTATTAGAGCACAAATTTGTAAATCAGTTGTTGTCTCATGCACACGTTATGCAACTAATTAGATGCCTTAGATGTACTTGATTTAAAACACATCAAATACATCTGGACTTTCCAGAGATTTGTTCCAGAGATGTTTGACTTAACGTCAGAAATGGCTAAGTCAAAAGAGTTGTCCATAAAGGTAATAGAAGAGATAATTGTCTTGGACAAACAAGAAAAAGGATAAATAACCCGctggctgatacagagagagaaaatggatttttaacctctctaataagacttgcttttgctttacacacgtggtcagtgttatagtaaacagtacacgcgtgcacggatgttggcACCACGGATACATGGgtgacgattacccacaattccgcagcacaagtgagaggaaaaaaaacgttggttcactgatacatgatactcggtactcgtaaaccaagacttgtttattttccaagtcaaaatttattaaacatctTTACTCGTCTTGAGGAACcctgtgttactcgcaatccgaggttttactgtatagacAAATTTCAAAAAACATTCTTAACtgaatacatttatttgttagtatatttatttctttatatattgaCATCTTCTTCTGTTTCTTGTAGTAAATCTACACACACTGACGCACCATGACCAACTTTTCCTACATCTGCACCGTGTGGATcagcgtctgtgtgtgtaagtcacatttttatcttttattaaacagatgaaacataatgttattaaaataactgcTCTGTCCAGATTAATCTATATTATAATTTCCCGTCTCAGACCTCCTCTCTGCAGAACCTGAGATCAGTGTATCTGGCCCAGTGGGTTCTACAGCTGTCCTGCCGTGTCAACTGACGAGTGTAGACACTGACAGACTGTATATTAGATGGAGAATCGAATCTGAGTTTGTGTTTGAGCGACTGGATGTGGAGTCGTATCAGGGTGAGGGATATGAGGGTCGTGTGGACGTTCCTGTGGAGGAGCTGCGTAAGGGGAACTGTTCACTGGTGTTACACAATCTGACATTTACTGATACAGGAGTCTACACcagctaccagacagtgagacacaccAAGAGATCTGTCCGTGTTAGGAGAGCAACAGTCCTGATCAACAGTGTTAATCTCTCAGTCTATGGTGAGTGTTAGATAAAGATGACAGAACactgtggttttgttttttacatctgAAGCATTTGCATTACACTAATACACTAGGTGTTTTCTCTATCATGCTGTTAATGATTCAACATATGATTAATTActacagtatagaaaatgaatgaatgaatgaatgagttctgagtgtaaaaactccctttatttctctctataatctcctgatacactaatgcacttatcccagtgtttcactagtgcttggacaccatcaaggtaaaatgtttttataagtATCCACAAGCAAATTAGTTggtttggataccatcaaagatACCAAATAGACACAAACATCCAAATTATTCAATAAATATCAAAATTATCCTAAAATCATCAAAAGATCCAAATATCCAAATTAGAGGgtttggacaccatcaaggtagaaagttttctcagtacactggagccatgatctgactttttttcttcatgtctgaaacgctggcctcccaggaacccctttaacgccccaaacatgtgaaaatgtcttagagtgaggtcaggacaaTACGGGTGAACTtgcagccgagttcctgtaacatgcaagtaGTGAATAATTACTTATACATtttacacagacagatgcgtctcttccccCAGTCAGCGACTAGATATCAGTCGTTTATGAAGGATCAGGTGtcccactcactgaatgttcacaggaacgactgcagtgggctcagaaCCACTTCGACCAGGATAATCATTCACGGACGTACGGCCTGCTTTAAAACGTTTACAACATTCaagtgttttactgcagctaagagtctcatcaccgtactgggattaaagtcttctgtaaatgtcaatcacttttactccTTCATTCACAGAGTAGTCCCAGTTTGACGTCACCTGTTCATATTCCAGTGAcgttctttaaatatttaacactgtttattatattaaaatataagagTTGTAGTATTACTGATGTACAGCATGTAAAGGTAAGACATGATCTACTCATTCACAGTAATAAGGAGGATTATTAGTGAGTCTgacctacacacacctcaccgTGTAAATCACTTTAACATCATCAACAACTGCACTTACACAGGATTTATGATTGTGTCAAGATGctgtagtaattattattataattttttttttttacttttagtttccCCTCTTGACGAAACAGACAGCAGTATTTCATCAGCTCCCACAGGTGAgtcagtatatccaccttccctGATTAATCACTTATTCAGTCTTTTTCAGAAAATTACAGGTGAGagtaagatgtttttttagtcCTCCTTCAGGAATGAAAGTGGGGAGtcgtattaaataataataataataataataataataataataataatatattattaaataataataatatattattaaataataataataataataataatataaataatatattttccaGAGTGTGGATTTGTGTGTCGGTGTGTTaacatacatattttatttaattacaataaataaaactcatttctgtctctctgcagtaaTGAAGAGTCCTCACCCACTGATCCTGGTCCTGTCCCTCGTCTCATGTTTACTGCACTGAGTTTATGTCCCTGACACTCAGTTAGTTGGACCTGATGAAGAATTCTGGAGAAGTGAAGCATCTTgaagaactttatacaagtcgaGTCGTCACTGTACAGCACCTCTGTGATCATCGTGAGGACTGAGAATCTCCACAGATGGTCATAATTACAGGGGTTTCTGTGTTTCTATATTAAATGATGTTATAGTGGTGTTTGTTATTAAGGTTAAAGTCGTCTGTCAGCAGGTCACAGCCAGTAGATTACTGAACTAAAGTCTTATTTATTAAGTGTTAAAGCACAGTTTGTTCTGCTGTTATAGTGAAATAATGAGGGACGTGaagattattttcctgtaacagtatACTGTGGTTTGACGTTTTGAAAGTTGTGTGTTGTAGAGTGAACTCAGCATTAGTGAGACTGGACTTTCTACCAGAACTGAACTTGAACAGGATTTTGTTCTGGAGGAACCAGTTTGTTCTTCTCACAGCGTGGTGTATCAAATGATCCAAACATCTGCACTTCACTCTGAGTTAAGCTGCTGTTACACTGCACAGTTACAGCAGATCTTTATTATCATTAACTCATTATTATTCTGTTTGTGACATTTTGCTTGTTTCTGACTTTGGTTCTGCAGGCGAGTTGgactgggtggagaaaagtgtcaggtgtgttaagtatcagtgagaatgaaaggaaaggtgttcaggacagtggtgagaccagcgatgatctacggcttagagacagtggcgctgaagaaaagatgttgaggttctctttgggagtgacaaggatggataggatcaagaatgagttcatcagagggacaacccacgttagatgttttggagataaagtcagagaggccagattgaggtggtttggacatgttcagaggagagatggtgaatatatcggtagaaggatgctgaggttggaactgccaggcaggaggtctagaggaagaccaaagaggagatttatggatgaagtgagagaggacatgaagttagttggtgtgagagaagaggatgcagaggatagggttagatggaggcaaataattcgctgtggcgacccctaaaaggaaacagccgaaagacaaagaagattttTGTTATTAGATACAGTAAATAGTGTATAGATAGTGTATGTAGTGTATAGGGGTCAGGGATAACTAggtgattaaggcattggactatgggtCTGAAGGTCTtgtgttcaaatcccatgacaaCCAAATTGTCCCAGTTGGGCCCTTAAGCTTCAACTGCTCAAACATATAATGATGAATAATAATTACAGATagtgtataataagataaagaTAATGTAagtggccaggggtagctcagtggttaaggcattggactatggttcagaagatcccaggttcaaaccccacaaccactaagttgccactgttgggcccttgagcaaggcccttaactctcaactgctcagatgtgtaattagaaaaaaatgtaagttgcttcggataagagtgtctgccaaatgcctaaatgtacagatagtgtatatagtgtatgaCTAAATACTGGTTTGCTTCATCTCCTTTTCCTCTTGGTCTTTGATTAGATTGGCATTAAGGGAAGAGAGTATattcttgttctttttcttttctttcctttcccatCATCACATCCCCAGTGAGCGTGTCA belongs to Clarias gariepinus isolate MV-2021 ecotype Netherlands chromosome 2, CGAR_prim_01v2, whole genome shotgun sequence and includes:
- the LOC128518030 gene encoding CD276 antigen homolog isoform X1 encodes the protein MTNFSYICTVWISVCVYLLSAEPEISVSGPVGSTAVLPCQLTSVDTDRLYIRWRIESEFVFERLDVESYQGEGYEGRVDVPVEELRKGNCSLVLHNLTFTDTGVYTSYQTVRHTKRSVRVRRATVLINSVNLSVYVSPLDETDSSISSAPTVMKSPHPLVLVLSLVSCLLVQLFCEET
- the LOC128518030 gene encoding CD276 antigen homolog isoform X2, producing MTNFSYICTVWISVCVYLLSAEPEISVSGPVGSTAVLPCQLTSVDTDRLYIRWRIESEFVFERLDVESYQGEGYEGRVDVPVEELRKGNCSLVLHNLTFTDTGVYTSYQTVRHTKRSVRVRRATVLINSVNLSVYVSPLDETDSSISSAPTVMKSPHPLILVLSLVSCLLH